Genomic segment of Apium graveolens cultivar Ventura chromosome 7, ASM990537v1, whole genome shotgun sequence:
TAGGATCAAGACCTAGCATTCTCATTTCATGCATCAGCGACAGACCTTCTTCTGGTCTGCGATCTCTGCAGTACATCACTATTAAAGTATTGTATGTATCCTCATCTGGTTTAAGTCCAGCTTCTTGAATCTGCTGGTATACCTGAGCAATTTTCTTGTAGTCTTCAATGCCTGCATACAACCTAAGCAAAGAATTCCATATTATAATATCAGGCTTAAAACCTACTTCCCCCATCTCAGCAATCATTGCTTCTACATCCCTTACACGCCTTCCCTTGGAGAACAGTATGATCATAACTCTGTAAAGGTGCATGGTAGGAAAATACCCTGCCGCCTTCATTCCATTGTATATTTTCTTAACCTCAAATATGTCACCAGCTTGAGCATATGCATCAAGCATCAAAACAATCGTACTCTTACTAATTTTGAACCCCATATCTTGCAATTCCTGAATTAGTAGGTATAATTCATTTAATCTCCCATCAACAATCAAAGCTTGCATGAGACCATTTATTGTTTCGACAGTAGGGGAAGGACCGTCTCTCATCATCGTAGTGAAAGCAGCTCTTGCTTTCTCATAGCAGCCACTTGCAGCATAAGCTTGGATTAAAGCATTCCAGACCTTCCGATCCACAGTACTAGCGCTCTGTCTAAGATTCCCCACAACACTCTCTGCTTTTTGCAGAAGCTTCGCCTTGCCATAAGCCTCAATTAGAGCAGCATATATTGACATATCATTAATCCTAATGCCTTTTGCTTCAGCCTGGTCAACCAAATGGTGAGCCGTTTCTGGATAGCCCATTCTGCAATACACAAGTGCCATTTGCCTGCAAAGTTCTGTTGAAGGTTCCAGTCCAACAAATCTCATGTCGGATAAAACCTGAGACGCTTCACCAAGTAGGTCCATCTCCTCACAACATTTTATAAGGGATTCATACATTATCAAACTCCGGTCAACCAATCTAAATGTCATGCTTTTACGGTATTCATCTAAAGCAGCCTCCGGCTGATGGGCCATACAAAGAGTGACAACCATAGCTTCACTGACCAATTGCTGGGATTCTGGCGCATGCTCTTTCAAAAATTCCAGCAACTCCTTTGCTTCTAAGTGCCGTCCGGATGAGCAATACAAACTCAACACTGGTAATAAGTTATCACGGTTCACATCATAACCCTGCCTTATTGCCAATCTAAACATTTTATCACCATAACTATAGCATTCCCCCTTGACTAGAATATAGGCAATAACTTGAGGGTTCAGGTCACATAATTCTTCCATATCCTTGATCATGTTCTGAACATCCTCCACTTTGTTTTCTTTTCCGAGAATTCGTACCATAATTTCATAAAGTCCAACATCTGGGGTGAATCCATCACGAACCATGTCATGATATAACATCGTCGCCTTGTTGGTTTCACCAGACCTGAATAGTATATCTAACATTACTGAATATGCTAAGTGATCCGGTTTAATTCCAGAACGGAGCATGCAATTAAAGATATCTTCAGCCTCCAATCGCATCCCAGCCTTCGCATATCCACAGATTAAAGCACTGTAAGTTCGTATGGTGGGTTTGACACCTGCATTTAGCATCTCTGACATCACATTTGCAGCCTCGGTTATTTTATTAGCTTTTCCAAGAGAATCAATAAGAACAGTATATGTAACTACATCAGGTTCTCGCCCCACAGATTTCATGTCTCTGTATAGTTGCAATGCCAAATCATGCTGACCCTGCTGTCCATACATGTGAATGATGGTATTGTAAGTCATCTCATCCTCTCCAAAGCCCTTTTTCACCATCTCCTCGCAAATTTTCTTTACCTTCTCAACATTTCCTTCTCTTGCAAAAGCATAAAGCAAAGAATTATATGTTACAGCATCAGGGTAAAACCCCTTAGACTCTAAGTCGTTAAATAGAATCTCAGCTTCTGCAGACAGCCCACATCTACCATAAACAGAAAGCATTGCATTATATGTCCATAAATCAGGTTGACATCTACTTCCTAACATGTCATTGTATATCTCAACTGCCTCCTCCAAATTAGATCCCCGAGAGCAAGCACTAATTAGAGTGTTATAAGTAATTATATCAGGTTGAAGACCTGACCTCCTGACTTCACTTAAAAGTTCACGTGCCATATTTGGTTCAATAGACCCTGATTTTAAACGAGCATTAATCAACGTATTAAAACTCACAAGATCTGGCTCACAACCTCGTTCCCGCATCAAATGAAGCAGTTCTTGAACCTTTGAAAACCGACCATTCCGAGCATAAACACCCATCATTGCATTATAAACTTGTACAGTATCACCAACCCCTTCCTCTCCCCTCGTAAAAATCTCCTCAGCCAACGCTTCCTGATTAGCCTTCCCAAGAACAGAAAGCATAGTCGCAAGCATTCTAGCATTTGGAGAAAACCAATGCCGCAAATTCAACCACTCATAAACCTCCAACGCCCGTTGCCAACTCACCTGACCAACCCATTTCACCACAAAACAAAAATCAGTCGGCGTCATCTGCACCTTCCTATCATCCAAAACATCAGCAACAAACTCCTCAGACCTCAAATTCAAAATCCTATCAGTCAAAAACTGAACCCTCTGTCGCCAATCTTTCGCCCTCTTAAGCGCCAATTTAGTCATTTTCTTAGCTTTACTCCTACTAGGCCTACCCAAAACCTCTTGCTTCTCATCACTCACATTCCGAAAACCATCATCATTTTCCATCAAGACTTCATTTTTAACACTCTTTTCACTACCAATTATCCCTAAATCATCATCATCTACCTCAAAATGATTCTTAACCAATTGGGTATCTGTAATTTTTAAGTTAGGCCATCTCACAGAAGGAGAAGCTCTACTATAGCTaaattttcttgaattttcttggTCATTACATACAGAACTTGTATCTAACAAAGCAGAATCATTTAAACAACAATTAACAACAGTATTATACTTCTTACATACCTCTAAATTTCTGCTTAATGGCATAGAAGCTGTAGCTAACACTCCTGTTAAGGCCATAATTAAAGCTTTCACCTTTGAGTTTTCTTGGTCCCGCCAAAAATTTCACAAATTGTAAAGTTTGTATCTTTGAACATGTACGTATACATACATGTTTTGGAAACACATGGATGGTTTTTTTTTGAAGTGGTGAATAGATAATTTGAGAACATAGAGAAGACAGACCCGGGTAGAAGATTTGGGCCAGAATTTTCTGGGTCGGGTCATTTACAGCCCATTTGAAGAGATGAAATTTAGAGGTTCATTGGGCTTTTAGGTACAAAGTAACTTAAATTTCCGGCCCAATAGATGACAAGGCAAAAAGTTCAAATTCATCTAGCAACAATTGTGTTGAAAAAGAAGATAGACAATGCTGTTTGAATATATGATTTATTAAAATCTTCTTGTTTATGCATAAGAAAGGGTTTAACCAAATCTTGAAAAatgataatttttgaaaatttaaataccGTAAAGAGGTTAAGAATATTTATACTTTACGAGATGAATATATAAAAATACGGGTATGTTTGGTTCAGCTTTTTATAAATGTAAAGTTAGAATTTTGGTCACAAATGTGCAGCAAAGTCCATTTTCTTGAACCCACATTATGATGAATTTGAGGAGGATAAGATTAAGGAGAAACAACTAGAAATGAAATAATACATTATGGTCTACATGAATGTAAGCAAGGCATGGAGAACAATATAATTTCTTGCCACTTTATATCTTGTTTTGAAATGTTTGCAATACTTTCAAGTTATATTCAGTAAATGTTGGCCCCCTAAGAAAGTGAAAACACATACATATGGTCCTCACATTACCTCAGGTCCCTTATCTGTAGATCAACTTCATGCTCACCCTTTTTAGAGAAATGGAGCAAAAAACTTGCTGCCTAAAGCAATGACACTTTTGGCTAGTGTCAATTCTACAAGAGCTGGAGCACTTCTATACAAaatactttttttaaaaaaaaattgcaatGATTAGTTGCTTGAATTTCTTCTTTAGGAATTTGTCATCTCACGAGACTCGAACCTTCAATCTCGTCATTTCACGAAGACTCGAACCTTCAACCTCCAAGGTAACCACTACACTCACTGCGTGCTGACGGAGAGGAATCTACTATTGGAACAATATTTTTATGTAGCCATGCTAGATGCTAAAGAGGGATTCAAAGATTTTGTTACATGTATAAATCATTTGTGTCAGCACCAGATAATTAATAGATAAATTGACAATTTGCAAGTCTGTACAAATAATTAGTCACTGACTCCATCTCTGAAGAGCTTATAAATCAATATCTTAATTTTGTTTTGGTGTGAGGAATGCAGTGGACCATCATCACATGCAAACACAGAGAGTAGAGTAGAAGATTGTAAAATATCATTTCATTTTCAACTTCCCATTTGTTCACAGGTTCACAGGTAGGCTccagaaagaaaaagaaaaacatataTTTAGATTGGTAAATTTTCATATTCAAAGATGCAAGCACATGGTGCCAAACTAATCCATGTTCATTTCTAGTCCAAGTGATCATTTCATTGTTGATTTCAAACTTATAGTTAAGAAAAGACACATCCCATCTTTTTAATAATATGCCTAATCATTGCCTACTCTTTAAATTTGATTCCCATGCATAATGCATCTATGTATGTTTGTATTATAAAACTATAGAATTGTACATATCTCTTTACTGATCATTAAACCTTCAGTTCATTCTTCAACTTCCtaaactgtgtatatatatatagatccTTAAGTACTACTTCTGCTTTAACTAACATCGTTTTCACTATCGTCTTCTAATCGAGTTTTAATCGAGTTTCGGGTCCGGGGAAGTCACCATGGCCTCAGAGGCAGACCATAACCTTGCAGCTTCAGTGGAGCTGGTAGCTAACTTGGACGGGGAAGCTTCGTTACAGTCTGCAAAGTATTTCCCACTAATGCCATTCATTCTTGCATGCGTAGCCACGTAGCAAGTTGTTGCAGCAGCCTGATTATTCAATAGTGTCCAATAATACATCATTAGTACATGATTAACCATATAATACAGTGAATCATTATTATATGAACTGATCAAATAATACATTAGCTCGTACGTGGGGACTTAATTTGATAAAATAAACTCGATTAAATAAACTttgattaaatatttttataGGAACTAAGATAACAATTGAATACCTGAGGTATGGTCTTCAAGAGCTTTGATGTCAGAAAGAACACAAGATCTGCAGATTTGTTTATGTTTCGATTATTACTTCGTCAACACGAGATCTGCAGATGACGACtttgtgtgtttgtgtgtgcgCGTTAAAATATGAATAGAAAATTTTTAATACCAGTGAGGAAGCCTTCACGATCTCTAGTGAGCCTAGTTCTCACTATTCCTGGATGAACACAATTCACACTTACATTTGCTTCCATTCCCTGCGCACCATA
This window contains:
- the LOC141671720 gene encoding pentatricopeptide repeat-containing protein At3g18110, chloroplastic-like — translated: MALTGVLATASMPLSRNLEVCKKYNTVVNCCLNDSALLDTSSVCNDQENSRKFSYSRASPSVRWPNLKITDTQLVKNHFEVDDDDLGIIGSEKSVKNEVLMENDDGFRNVSDEKQEVLGRPSRSKAKKMTKLALKRAKDWRQRVQFLTDRILNLRSEEFVADVLDDRKVQMTPTDFCFVVKWVGQVSWQRALEVYEWLNLRHWFSPNARMLATMLSVLGKANQEALAEEIFTRGEEGVGDTVQVYNAMMGVYARNGRFSKVQELLHLMRERGCEPDLVSFNTLINARLKSGSIEPNMARELLSEVRRSGLQPDIITYNTLISACSRGSNLEEAVEIYNDMLGSRCQPDLWTYNAMLSVYGRCGLSAEAEILFNDLESKGFYPDAVTYNSLLYAFAREGNVEKVKKICEEMVKKGFGEDEMTYNTIIHMYGQQGQHDLALQLYRDMKSVGREPDVVTYTVLIDSLGKANKITEAANVMSEMLNAGVKPTIRTYSALICGYAKAGMRLEAEDIFNCMLRSGIKPDHLAYSVMLDILFRSGETNKATMLYHDMVRDGFTPDVGLYEIMVRILGKENKVEDVQNMIKDMEELCDLNPQVIAYILVKGECYSYGDKMFRLAIRQGYDVNRDNLLPVLSLYCSSGRHLEAKELLEFLKEHAPESQQLVSEAMVVTLCMAHQPEAALDEYRKSMTFRLVDRSLIMYESLIKCCEEMDLLGEASQVLSDMRFVGLEPSTELCRQMALVYCRMGYPETAHHLVDQAEAKGIRINDMSIYAALIEAYGKAKLLQKAESVVGNLRQSASTVDRKVWNALIQAYAASGCYEKARAAFTTMMRDGPSPTVETINGLMQALIVDGRLNELYLLIQELQDMGFKISKSTIVLMLDAYAQAGDIFEVKKIYNGMKAAGYFPTMHLYRVMIILFSKGRRVRDVEAMIAEMGEVGFKPDIIIWNSLLRLYAGIEDYKKIAQVYQQIQEAGLKPDEDTYNTLIVMYCRDRRPEEGLSLMHEMRMLGLDPKLNTYKSLLSAFGKLQMLEQTEELFEMLQSGGYKLDRSFYHIMMKTYRNSGSHSKAENLLFKMKDAGIEPTIATMHLLMISYGSSGRPTEAEEVLKNLKSTGENLSTLPYTSVIDAYLKNEDYSIAVKKLLEMKGDGLEPDYRIWTCFVRAASLCQNTSEALTILSAIRDAGFEIPIKLLTENTESLVLEMDQFLEKIEAIEDNSAFNLVNALEDLLWAFNLRATASWVFQLAIKRNIYNHNVFRVAEKDWGADFRKLSAGAALVGLTLWLDHMQDASLDGFPESPKSVVLITGTAEYNQVSLNSTIKAFLWEMGSPFLPCKTRSGLLIAKAHSLRMWLKDSPFCFDLELKNALSLPEENSMQLIDGCYIRCGLVPAFKEITERLGLVRPKKFSRLALLSDEQRDKAIEADIVGRKEKLEKLSESGPTRNKNNRKHNKRPFVNKDAVRF